GATGCAGCTGGGGAAGATTACTATGAAGCTGAAGTCTCTATTTTAGAATTAGAGCAAGCGTTTTTCAGAGAGTTAGAACTGCCTAATTTAAAGAGAAAAGAAATGGATGAAAACCGAATTGAACATGTTGAATTTAATGACATTAGAAAAACAGGATTATGGGGAAATATCGATAAGAAACGAACAATGATATCCGCATATAAACGAAATGCAATGAGTGGTAAAGCATCTTTTCATCCAATTCACCAAGAAGACTTAAAGTTCCGCACTTGGAATGAAGTATTAAAGCCAGATTCAAAAGCTGTTGTGTTAGCGATGATGGATACGAGTGGATCGATGGGAATATGGGAGAAATATATGGCACGTAGCTTCTTTTTCTGGATGACAAGATTTTTACGCACAAAGTATGAAACAGTAGATATTGAATTTATTGCCCATCATACGGAGGCAAAAGTAGTTCCAGAGGAAGAGTTTTTCTCAAAAGGAGAAAGTGGCGGAACGATTTGTTCTTCTGTATACAAAAAAGCACTCGAACTTATCGATAATAAATATTCACCAGACCGCTATAATATTTATCCATTCCATTTTTCAGATGGTGATAATTTAACATCAGATAATGCTAGATGTGTAAAGCTTGTTGAAGAGCTAATGAAGAAGTGTAATATGTTTGGGTATGGGGAAGTGAATCAGTATAACCGCCACAGTACACTCATGTCAGCCTATAAAAATATTAAAGATGAAAATTTTAGATACTATATTTTAAAGCAGAAAGCAGACGTGTTTCATGCGATGAAAAGCTTTTTTAGAGAAGAATCAGGTGAGAAAATGGCATAACCTCTTTTAAAGAGGTTCTTTTTTTTGTAAAACTTTTTATTTCTCTAGTTGACAATGATAATGAAAATCATTATCATTTATTCGAGAAATGATTACATTTCGAATTATATATTTCGGAGGAGATGTAAAGTTGAAACAAAATAAAAGAAAACGTATAAATGCAATGATTATAGCGGCGGCGTTATCACTTCCATTTGCTGTTTATTCAACACCTGCTTTAGCGGCAGTAGCAATTGAGGCGAATAAAACTGGACAAGGTTTAGAAGATGGTACATATGACGCTGTAATTAAAGCGTATAAAGATAAAACGAATGAAGAGTCTATGGCAGCTGTTTATATAAAGGATCCGAAATTAACAATTGAGAATGGAAAGAAAATTGTAACAGCAACGTTAAGTGATAGTGATTTTTTCCAATACTTGAAAACAGAGGATATTCATACCCCTGGTGTGTTTCATGATGTAAAGGTCATATCAGAAGACAAAAAGAAAAATGGGACGAAGGTTATTCAATTTGAAGTTGGAGAACTAGGAAAAAGATATAATATGCAAATGCATATTTATATTCCAACGATGGCCTATAATAATAAATATCAAGTGCAGTTTGAAGTAAATGCTATAAATTTAGAAAACAATGTTTCAGAAAAACAAAAGGAAAATAAAGAGGAGCAACAAGATGAAAACGGAAATGTAATATTAGATAAGCAATTACAAAAATATATTAATAAATATAACTTAGATAGAGATAATGTAGATACGCCAATCACAAAGAAAGATTTATTACAAATTAAAACATTATCCATTTATTCAGGTAAAGGGATAAATGAAATAGCTGGTTTAGAGTATATGACAAATTTAGAGAAGTTGACGTTACGAGAGTCTAATGTAACAGATATATCAGCTATCTCGAAATTGAGAAGTTTGAAGTACGTTGATTTAACTTCTAATTCAATTGAAAGTATTCATCCAATTGGGCAATTAGAGAATATTAATATGCTTTTTTTAAGAGATAATAAAATTTCTGATCTTACACCATTAAGTAAAATGAAAAAAATCAAAACATTAGATTTAATCGGTAATAACATTAAAGATATCCAGCCATTATTTACATTATCAACTATGAAACAATTATACTTAGCAAATAATCAAATCAGTGATCTTAATGGAATTGATCGATTAAATAATGTGGGACTATTATGGATAGGGAACAATAAAATTAATAATGTTGAATCTATTAGTAAAATGAGTAATCTTATTGAACTAGAAATTGCTGATAGTGAAATAAAAGATATATCACCATTATCTCAATTAGGAAATTTACAAGTGCTGAATTTAGAAGAGAATTATATCTCTGATATATCGCCGCTGAGCACCTTAACAAATTTACATGAGATAAATCTTGGAGCAAATGAAATTTCTGACGTAAGACCTGTTGAGGAATTAGGTAAGCGAATTTCAATTGACATTCAAAGACAAAAAATCTTTTTAAATGAAGCAAGCGTAGATGAAGAAATAAAAATCCCAGTATACAACCTTAAAGGAGAGCCACTTCAAAATATTAATGTAAAAAGTGAGGGGGCTACTCTGAATAACGGATTTATAAAATGGAATAGTCCTGGAGAAAAAATATATGAATTTAAACTAGATACTAATTCTACTGAAAGTAAAATAAGATTTAATGGTACGGTTATACAGAATATAGTTGAAAAACAAAAAGAAAGTCAAAATGTAATTCTCGATAAAACTTTACAACAACATATTAATAAAGAGAATTTAGGTAGAGAGAATTTAAACGCTCCTATAACAAAAGAAGATTTATTACAGATTAAAACAGTAGAGATACTTAAAGAAAAAGGAAAAGAGATAAAAGATATAACAGGTTTAGAGTACATGACGAATTTAGAAAAACTCACTATAGAAGGAGTAGGCCTAAAAAATATAGAGTTTATCTCAAACTTGAAACAATTGAACGATGTAAATGTATCTCATAATCAAATTGAAGATACAACACCGTTATCTTTATTGAAAAATTTGCAATGGTTAAATCTTACAGATAATCGTATTAAAGATGTAACGGTTCTTGGCTCAATGTTAGACTTACTTAGTTTAAAATTAGCTGAAAATGAGATTCGTGATGTAAGGCCATTAATACAATTAGGTCAGTGGGGGACAATTGATGTTAGAAGGCAAAAGGTCATTTTAGATGATGCAGAAATAAATAAAGAAGTGAAAATTCCTGTATATGATTTAGAGGGAGAGCCAATTGAAAAGATTATACTAAAGAGTGAAGGTGGAACGCTTACTGATGAGGGAATCATTTGGCGTACTTTAGGAGAAAAAATATATGAATTTGATTTAGATGCAGATCATTATGAGACTGGCATATTATATAGTGGCATTGTAATGCAGAATATAGTAGAAAAATTAATACCAAAAGAAGAAGTGAAAGAACCGGTAAAAGAAGTTGAAGAAACAAAAGAAGAAGTGAAAGAACCGATAAAAGAAGTTGAAGAAATAAAAGAAGAAGTGAAGGAACCGGTAAAAGAAGTTGAAGAAACAAAAGAAGAAGTGAAGAACCGGTAAAAGAAGTTGAAGAAACAAAAGAAGAAGTGAAGGAACCGGTAAAAGAAGTTGAAGAAACAAAAGAAGAAGTGAAAGAACCGGTAAAGAAGTTGAAGAAACAAAAGAAGAAGTGAAAGAACCGGCAAAAGAAGTTGAAGAAACAAAAGAAGAAGTGAAAGAACCGGTAAAAGAAGTTGAAGAAACAAAAGAAGAAGTGAAAGAACCGGCAAAAGAAGTTGAAGAGCCAAAAGAAGAAGTGGACGAGCTAACAACAGGAGTTGAAGAGTCGAAAGCGAAGGGGAAAGAAACAGGAAAAGAAATTGAAGGTTCAAAAGAAGCAGTAAATCCATCCGAAGTAGTCCAAGAACAAAACATGAATCATCAAGTTATGAAAGAAAATAAACCAGTTGCTAATAAACAGGAAGAAAGTAAGAAATCATTAGGAGCAACAGGTGGACAAGCGAATACATCAAAGTTACTTTCAGGCGTAGCATTAGTTCTTTCAGCACTGAGTATGTTTGTATTTAGAAAGAGATTATTTAAGAAATAAATAACGTGTTATCTTATTATATTGTAAAATAATTGTATAAGTTTTTGAGAAGACATTATCATGGCAGTTTCATTTTGAAATAGGCTTATGATAATGTCTTTTTTAAGGGGGATATAAATGGAAAAGGTGTCGGAGAGCAGTTATTACAAGTTGCAATTCAGTATATTTTCTCTTTCCAAGGGATGAGAGAGATAGTACTATGTTTGAATACGAATAATGATCATGCGATGAAATTGTACAAGAAAGTAGGTTTTGAGGAAAAAGCATGTTTACAACACTATATAATAGAGTGAAAAACCCATTCATATGAAAATGATATTTCATATGAATGGGTTTTATTACGGATTTAGAAGTGATTTGAGGCGCCAATCGTTACATAACCTTTTTTATTTTTTTCGGAACTTCTTTCGTTTGCGAATTGACATCTTCCTTTCGCAGCTCTTTAAAGAGCGAAGCAACCATAAGAACGACTACGATAGAAAATGGTAGTGCTGCGATTATAGCTGCGATTTGTAGTGCATTTAATCCTCCAGCTTGTAATAAAAGTGCTGCAATGATCGCGATTGTTAATCCCCATATAAGTTTTAAACTATTTTTCGGTGATAAGCTTCCGTTACTCGTTTGCATTGAAACAACAAATGTTGCCGAGTCGGCAGAAGTAACGAAAAATGTGGCTACTAAAATTAACCCGATAATCGTTAAAAATGTAGAGAATGGTAGATGTGAAATAACAGCAAATAATCCAATCTCTGTACCATTTTTTGCAATTTCATCAGCTATTCCAAGCGATTGGAACATTTCCATATGAATTGCGGTACCACCAAATACTGCAAACCAAAATGTACAGATAAGAGTTGGGACTAATACAACTCCAAAAATAAATTCTTTTATTGTGCGTCCTTTAGAAATACGGGCGATAAATGTACCGACAAATGGAGACCAAGAGATCCACCATCCCCAATAGAAAATAGTCCAGTTTTCAATCCAAGAAGAGGATTTTTCATTAAATGCTCCTAAATTTAATCCCATACTAGGTAAAGCTCCGATATAAGAACCGAGTGTAGAGGTAAAGTATTTCATAATAAATACAGTTGGTCCTAAAAGTAAGAAAGAGACGAGTAAAATACCTGCAAGAGAGAAATTCAAGTTACTCAAATATTTAATCCCACGATCTAAGCCGGTTTGTGCACTTGTTAAATATAAAGCGGCGAAGATAGCTATAAGTACGAGCTGAGTAAGTAAAGTGTTATGAATAGAAGGGAATAAATAGCTTAATCCCCCAGCAATTTGTTGAGCACCAATCCCAACAGATGGTACAATGCCAAATACTGTAGCTAAAACAGCTAAAATATCAACTGTTTTTCCGATACGGGAATTTTTCGATCGATTAAATAATGGAGTAACTGTAGCCCCGATAGTGCTACCTTTTTGTTTGCGGAATGTGAAATATGCAATTGTTAAAGCGACCATTGCGTATAGTGACCACGGAAAGAGTCCCCAGTGGAAAAATGAATATTGCATAGCGAGTTTGGCGCTTTCTTCTGTACCTGCTTTTCCTGTTAATGGATCTGTAAAATGTGAAATCGGTTCAGCGATTCCATAAAAAAGGAGTCCAATTCCCATTCCTGCCCCAAACAACATGGATAGCCAAGATGGATAATTATATTTTGGCTTTTCTCCATCTTTACCAAGACGAATAGAACCGTACTTAGAAAATGCTAAATAAGCAGCCAAAATAATCATTGTAGTCATAAGTAGAGAGTAAAACCATCCAAATTTATTGAGAATAAATGAGTTTAAAGAAGATGTAACACTTTGTAAATCGTAGCCTTGTATCCAACTTGCTGGGGTAATTCCCCATATAATGAATAATGTTGTTAGCAAGAAGGAGATATAAAATACACTGTTTTCTTTTTTTATCATAGAATCCCACCCTTATTTAATAAAGTTAACAATTATAATAATCATAACAATTAAGTTTTTAATTGTCAAAAAATTCCCTTTTTATAATGTGAAAGGATGCAATTTATTTTAGGGAGGTAAAGAGCAATGTGTTCACGATATGTACAAATTATAGGAAGAAATAATATGAAATATTGCATTTTATATTGTTATATCCATATTTTATGTTAAATTCTTGAATGGAATATTAAAATAGGGGGCAAGGATATGAACAAGAAATCAAAGATCAATAAAGTGATGCTTAGCATTAGTACAATGGCTTTATCGTTAGGCGCACTTCAAACTCATGCAGCAGCGGAAGAAAAAGTACCGTATAACGTGTTGAAAACGAAACCGGTTGGAATTGAAAAGTCGGTAGATGAAGTTGGGCATATTTCAAAAGTTGATGAAACTTTATCATTTCAAGAACGTTTAAAAGTAGGCGATTTTTCACAGCGACCAGCATCTATTACGAAGAAAACTGCAGTAAAGCAAGTTAAAGAAAGCTATTCAATGGCTGATTTAAACAAAATGAATGATCAAGAATTAGTTGAAACGTTAGGCAGTATTAAGTGGCACCAAATTACAGACTTATTCCAGTTTAATGAAGATGCAAAGGCTTTTTATAAAGATAAAGGAAAAATGCAAGTCATTATAGATGAATTAGCTCATAGAGGTAGTACATTTACAAAAGATGATTCAAAAGGAATTCAAACGTTTACTGAAGTGCTGCGTTCAGCTTTTTATCTTGCATTTTATAATAGTGAATTAAGCGACTTAAATGAAAGAAGCTTTCAGGATAAATGTTTACCTGCTTTAAAAGCAATCGCAAACAATCCAAACTTTAAGCTTGGTACAGTTGAACAAGATACAGTCGTATCTGCATACGGTAAATTAATTAGTAATGCTTCAAGCGATGTTGAAACGGTTCAATACGCATCGAATATTTTAAAGCAATACAATGATAATTATACTACTTATGTAAATGATCGAATGAAGGGACAAGCAATATACGATATCATGCAAGGTATTGACTATGATATACAGTCGTACTTAACTGAAGCTCGTAAAGAAGCGAATGAAACGATGTGGTATGGAAAAGTAGATGGGTTTATTAATGAAATAAATCGTATTGCTCTTCTAAATGAAGTAACGCCAGAAAATAAATGGCTTGTTAATAATGGCATTTATTTTGCTAGCCGTTTAGGGAAGTTTCATAGTAATCCAAATAAAGGATTAGAGGTTGTTACACAAGCAATGCATATGTACCCGCGCTTAAGTGAACTGTATTTTGTTGCGGTAGAACAAATTACAACAAATTATAATGGTAAAGATTATAGCGGGAATACAGTAGATTTAGAGAAAATACGTAAAGAAGGAAAAGAGCAATACTTACCAAAAACGTATACATTCGACGATGGATCAATTGTGTTCAAAACAGGAGATAAAGTATCAGAAGAAAAAATTAAGAGACTATATTGGGCTGCGAAGGAAGTAAAGGCACAGTATCACCGTGTAATTGGAAATGACAAAGCGTTAGAGCCAGGAAATGCGGATGATGTATTAACGATCGTAATTTATAATAGTCCAGATGAATATCAGTTAAATAGACAATTGTATGGATATGAAACAAACAACGGTGGAATTTATATTGAAGAGACAGGTACATTCTTTACATATGAGCGTACACCGGAGCAAAGTATTTATAGTTTAGAAGAGTTATTCCGTCATGAATTTACTCATTATCTGCAAGGGAGATATGAAGTTCCTGGTTTATTTGGAAGAGGAGATATGTATCAAAATGAAAGGCTAACTTGGTTCCAAGAAGGAAATGCAGAGTTTTTCGCAGGATCTACTCGTACGAATAACGTTGTACCAAGAAAGAGTATAATTAGCGGATTATCATCTGATCCTGCAAGCCGTTATACCGCAGAGCGTACACTATTTGCTAAATACGGTTCTTGGGATTTCTATAATTACTCGTTCGCATTGCAGTCTTACTTATATACGCATCAGTTTGGAACGTTTGATAAAATTCAAGATTTGATTCGTGCGAATGACGTGAAAAATTATGATGCATATCGTGAAAATCTAAGTAAAGATCCTAAGTTAAATAAAGAGTATCAAGAGTATATGCAGCAGTTAATTGATAATCAAGATAAATATAATGTACCGGAAGTAGCAGATGATTATTTAGCTGAACATGCACCGAAATCGTTAACTGAAGTGAAAAAAGAAATTAGTG
This genomic interval from Bacillus thuringiensis contains the following:
- the yhbH gene encoding sporulation protein YhbH — its product is MGEENQPNYTISQENWSLHRKGYDDQQRHQEKVQEAIKNNLPDLVTEESIVMSNGKDVVKIPIRSLDEYKIRYNYDKNKHVGQGNGDSKVGDVVARDGSGGQKQKGPGKGQGAGDAAGEDYYEAEVSILELEQAFFRELELPNLKRKEMDENRIEHVEFNDIRKTGLWGNIDKKRTMISAYKRNAMSGKASFHPIHQEDLKFRTWNEVLKPDSKAVVLAMMDTSGSMGIWEKYMARSFFFWMTRFLRTKYETVDIEFIAHHTEAKVVPEEEFFSKGESGGTICSSVYKKALELIDNKYSPDRYNIYPFHFSDGDNLTSDNARCVKLVEELMKKCNMFGYGEVNQYNRHSTLMSAYKNIKDENFRYYILKQKADVFHAMKSFFREESGEKMA
- the opuD gene encoding glycine betaine transporter OpuD, whose translation is MIKKENSVFYISFLLTTLFIIWGITPASWIQGYDLQSVTSSLNSFILNKFGWFYSLLMTTMIILAAYLAFSKYGSIRLGKDGEKPKYNYPSWLSMLFGAGMGIGLLFYGIAEPISHFTDPLTGKAGTEESAKLAMQYSFFHWGLFPWSLYAMVALTIAYFTFRKQKGSTIGATVTPLFNRSKNSRIGKTVDILAVLATVFGIVPSVGIGAQQIAGGLSYLFPSIHNTLLTQLVLIAIFAALYLTSAQTGLDRGIKYLSNLNFSLAGILLVSFLLLGPTVFIMKYFTSTLGSYIGALPSMGLNLGAFNEKSSSWIENWTIFYWGWWISWSPFVGTFIARISKGRTIKEFIFGVVLVPTLICTFWFAVFGGTAIHMEMFQSLGIADEIAKNGTEIGLFAVISHLPFSTFLTIIGLILVATFFVTSADSATFVVSMQTSNGSLSPKNSLKLIWGLTIAIIAALLLQAGGLNALQIAAIIAALPFSIVVVLMVASLFKELRKEDVNSQTKEVPKKIKKVM
- the colA gene encoding collagenase ColA, which gives rise to MNKKSKINKVMLSISTMALSLGALQTHAAAEEKVPYNVLKTKPVGIEKSVDEVGHISKVDETLSFQERLKVGDFSQRPASITKKTAVKQVKESYSMADLNKMNDQELVETLGSIKWHQITDLFQFNEDAKAFYKDKGKMQVIIDELAHRGSTFTKDDSKGIQTFTEVLRSAFYLAFYNSELSDLNERSFQDKCLPALKAIANNPNFKLGTVEQDTVVSAYGKLISNASSDVETVQYASNILKQYNDNYTTYVNDRMKGQAIYDIMQGIDYDIQSYLTEARKEANETMWYGKVDGFINEINRIALLNEVTPENKWLVNNGIYFASRLGKFHSNPNKGLEVVTQAMHMYPRLSELYFVAVEQITTNYNGKDYSGNTVDLEKIRKEGKEQYLPKTYTFDDGSIVFKTGDKVSEEKIKRLYWAAKEVKAQYHRVIGNDKALEPGNADDVLTIVIYNSPDEYQLNRQLYGYETNNGGIYIEETGTFFTYERTPEQSIYSLEELFRHEFTHYLQGRYEVPGLFGRGDMYQNERLTWFQEGNAEFFAGSTRTNNVVPRKSIISGLSSDPASRYTAERTLFAKYGSWDFYNYSFALQSYLYTHQFGTFDKIQDLIRANDVKNYDAYRENLSKDPKLNKEYQEYMQQLIDNQDKYNVPEVADDYLAEHAPKSLTEVKKEISDTLPMKDAKMTKHSSQFFNTFTLEGTFTGNVTKGESEDWKAMSKRVNESLEQLAQKEWSGYKTVTAYFVNYRVNSSNEFEYDVVFHGIAKDDGENKAPTVNINGPYSGLVKEGIQFKSDDSNDEDGKIVSYLWEFGDGSTSAEVNPVHVYEREGSYKVSLRVKDDKGKESRSETTVTIKDGSLTESEPNNRPEEANRIGLNSTIKGSLIGGDHTDVYTFNVASAKDIDISVLNEYGIGMTWVLHHESDMQNYAAYGQANGNHIEAKFNAKPGKYYLYVYKYDNGDGTYSLSVK